In Macadamia integrifolia cultivar HAES 741 chromosome 5, SCU_Mint_v3, whole genome shotgun sequence, a single window of DNA contains:
- the LOC122078868 gene encoding WAT1-related protein At3g28050-like, translated as MLFPDNPPYIDRLVYTNMDLCVCSREREREREREMALKIGLWDVVPFAVMVMVECAEVGITTLSKAAMVKGMSHFVFIVYYNALGTLILLPSFLLRRNKRPPLTFSILCRFFLLALIGICLRQICAFSGISLSSPTLASALGNLIPAFTFVLAVIFRMERVDLRRGSSRARVMGTIASVGGAFIVTLYKGPPVMMIINKTTAAALDPSVPHLLNHHYFSEPSSSNWVLGGFFIVLTCIFSALWNILQTTMVKDYRDETTVVFFYCLFGTIQCAVVSLFIERDISTWILKTRIELIAILYSAIIGAAVTSAVLTWCLRKKGPIYVAMYKPLGIVIAVIMGVIFLGDVLHIGSVIGAVVIVLGFYAVMWGQAKEEKMVVDENRSCGVSNSGPSTLKDPLLPS; from the exons ATGCTTTTTCCTGACAACCCTCCCTATATAGATAGATTAGTGTATACTAATATGGATCTGTGTGTCtgttcgagagagagagagagagagagagagagagagatggcgtTGAAGATTGGTCTATGGGATGTGGTGCCATTTGCAGTGATGGTGATGGTAGAGTGCGCCGAAGTGGGCATAACAACACTAAGCAAAGCAGCCATGGTAAAAGGGATGAGCCACTTCGTCTTCATCGTCTATTATAATGCACTTGGCACTCtcatccttcttccttctttcctccTCCGCAG AAACAAACGGCCTCCTCTCACCTTCTCCATCCTCTGTAGATTCTTCCTCCTGGCTCTCATCGG GATATGCTTGAGACAGATCTGTGCTTTCAGTGGAATAAGCTTGAGTTCCCCGACTCTTGCATCGGCGTTGGGAAATCTAATCCCAGCTTTTACTTTCGTGCTTGCAGTCATTTTCAG GATGGAAAGGGTAGATTTGAGAAGGGGAAGCAGCAGAGCAAGAGTGATGGGGACCATAGCATCTGTAGGAGGAGCATTCATAGTGACTTTATACAAGGGCCCACCAGTTATGATGATCATCAATAAGACAACCGCAGCAGCTTTGGACCCATCTGTTCCCCACCTCCTGAATCATCACTACTTCTCAGAGCCAAGCTCATCTAACTGGGTCCTTGGAGGCTTCTTCATTGTACTCACTTGTATCTTCTCTGCACTTTGGAATATACTTCAG ACAACAATGGTGAAGGATTACAGAGACGAGACGACCGTTGTATTTTTCTACTGCTTATTTGGGACCATCCAATGTGCGGTGGTGTCTCTTTTCATAGAAAGGGACATTAGTACATGGATACTCAAAACTCGTATAGAGTTAATTGCTATTCTCTACTCT GCTATAATCGGGGCAGCAGTGACAAGTGCAGTGCTTACATGGTGCTTACGCAAGAAGGGGCCAATATATGTGGCCATGTACAAGCCCTTGGGTATCGTTATTGCTGTTATCATGGGTGTCATCTTCCTTGGTGATGTTCTTCATATTGGAAG TGTGATCGGAGCAGTAGTCATAGTTCTTGGGTTTTATGCTGTGATGTGGGGACAAGCTAAAGAGGAGAAAATGGTTGTTGATGAAAACAGATCATGTGGTGTTTCAAACTCGGGACCATCTACTCTAAAGGACCCTCTCTTGCCAAGTTAG